One part of the Quercus lobata isolate SW786 chromosome 7, ValleyOak3.0 Primary Assembly, whole genome shotgun sequence genome encodes these proteins:
- the LOC115951615 gene encoding uncharacterized protein LOC115951615: MWLSNSGCEEVVVSAWGSGSDGSVESNILSKIDKCGKELGIWEKNVFGNVRMELNRLKKSLANEERVAMVSGNNFRVRQIKKEIEVMQDREATMWAQRSRILWANEGDKNSKYFHCCATRRFRKNSLQGIRDEAGVWRTRHEEIGEVMVNYFKSLFTTSEGIVSTRALDCVQPLIDEEMNGDLCREFEASEVAIALKQMAPLKAPGPDAFETLHSLQNFRGGNYGYMALKLDMSKAYDRVDWSYLEGIMRKMGFRERWINLVMGCVKTVSYSVLVNGDPCGMIFPTRSIRQGDPLSPFLFLLCTEGLNGLIKKVDLQGEIPGYSLCRRGPKLTHLLFADDSLIFCRATMEECGKVLNILKEYEEASGQKTNRSKTSLFFSKFVPEEEKHGIKVAIGVPEILHYEKYLGLPSLVGKGKKASFNYIKEKVWRKLQGWEAKLLSQAGREVLLKAVIQAIPTYTMGCFKLLVGLCNEIESLIKKFWWGQRGDRRKIHWIKWEEMTKSKTIGGMGFRDLAMFNDSLLAKQAWRLLYDKSSLFYKVFKARFFPNSTIMEATDSRMGSYAWKSILRGRDIIQRGALWRIVTRRWNEELVDGLFVTEDADLIKKIPLSRNAAEDTLYWPYSPTGNYTCKSGYRFLKQEAEMESNLQTPPIDEKRLWKKIWEMRAPPKVKNFLWRACCFALPTKQSLMRRKILEDLTCERCKNAVEDPLHALWLCPELDVVWSDQSMWGFRYEVGFVTVKELLLWMIDEGKSLELLAFTAWGVWNQRNRARLML; the protein is encoded by the exons ATGTGGCTTTCAAATTCGGGATGTGAGGAAGTGGTGGTTTCGGCTTGGGGTAGTGGAAGTGATGGAAGTGTAGAGAGTAATATTTTGAGTAAAATTGATAAGTGTGGAAAAGAGTTGGGGATATGGgagaaaaatgtttttggtAATGTTAGGATGGAGTTGAACCGATTGAAAAAATCCCTAGCCAATGAAGAAAGGGTAGCCATGGTGAGTGGAAATAATTTTAGGGTCAGGCAGATTAAAAAAGAGATTGAGGTGATGCAAGATAGGGAAGCCACGATGTGGGCTCAAAGGTCTAGAATCCTATGGGCTAATGAAGGGGACAAAAACTCTAAATATTTCCATTGTTGTGCTACTAGGAGATTCCGGAAAAATTCATTGCAGGGTATCAGAGATGAGGCAGGAGTATGGAGAACCAGACATGAAGAAATTGGTGAAGTGATGGTCAACTATTTTAAGTCTCTGTTTACTACTTCAGAGGGGATTGTATCCACTAGGGCGCTGGATTGTGTTCAACCACTGATTGATGAAGAGATGAATGGTGATTTGTGTCGTGAGTTTGAGGCAAGTGAAGTTGCCATTGCCCTAAAACAAATGGCGCCCCTTAAAGCTCCTGGCCCGGATG CCTTTGAAACATTACACAGCTTACAAAACTTTAGGGGAGGTAACTATGGGTATATGGCATTAAAattggatatgagtaaagcGTATGATAGGGTGGACTGGTCGTATTTGGAGGGGATAATGAGAAAGATGGGTTTTAGGGAGAGATGGATAAATCTTGTCATGGGTTGTGTGAAAACTGTATCATATTCGGTGTTGGTGAATGGCGATCCATGTGGGATGATTTTTCCTACAAGGAGCATTAGGCAAGGAGACCCACTCTCTCCTTTCCTATTTCTTCTTTGTACGGAAGGATTGAATGGCTTAATTAAAAAGGTTGATTTACAAGGTGAAATCCCTGGATACTCCCTTTGTAGGAGGGGTCCAAAACTAACGCATCTGctctttgcagatgatagtttGATTTTTTGTAGGGCAACAATGGAGGAGTGTGGGAAAGTTTTGAATATCCTTAAGGAGTATGAGGAAGCTTCAGGACAAAAAACGAATAGAAGTAAAACCTCACTGTTCTTTAGTAAGTTTGTACCAGAGGAGGAGAAGCATGGAATAAAAGTGGCCATTGGAGTCCCTGAAATCTTGCACTATGAAAAATACCTTGGGCTGCCCTCCTTGGTTGGCAAAGGTAAAAAAGCAAGTTTTAATTACATAAAAGAGAAGGTTTGGCGGAAGCTTCAAGGGTGGGAAGCTAAATTGCTTTCGCAAGCGGGGAGAGAAGTACTCCTTAAGGCAGTCATACAAGCCATCCCTACCTACACTATGGGGTGTTTCAAATTGCTAGTGGGTTTGTGCAATGAGATTGAGTCTTTAATcaagaaattttggtggggtcaaagaGGTGATCGAAGAAAAATCCATTGGATTAAATGGGAGGAAATGACAAAATCGAAAACTATTGGAGGTATGGGCTTCCGAGACCTTGCTATGTTCAATGACTCACTGTTGGCAAAGCAAGCTTGGAGGCTATTGTATGATAAATCATCACTTTTTTACAAAGTATTTAAGGCTCGTTTCTTCCCAAATTCAACAATTATGGAGGCTACCGACTCTAGGATGGGGTCATATGCTTGGAAAAGTATCCTTAGAGGTAGAGACATCATTCAAAGAGGGGCTTTATGGAGGATAG TCACAAGAAGGTGGAATGAAGAGTTGGTAGATGGGCTGTTTGTGACTGAAGATGCAGACTTAATTAAGAAAATCCCACTCAGCCGTAATGCAGCAGAGGATACTCTTTATTGGCCGTATTCTCCAACAGGTAATTATACTTGTAAGTCGGGGTATAGATTTCTAAAACAGGAGGCGGAAATGGAATCAAATCTGCAAACACCACCAATCGATGAGAAGCGGCTgtggaaaaaaatttgggagATGCGAGCCCCCCCAAAGGTGAAAAATTTTCTGTGGAGAGCTTGCTGCTTTGCTTTGCCAACCAAACAATCTTTGATGAGAAGAAAAATCCTTGAAGACCTAACATGTGAGAGGTGTAAAAATGCTGTGGAGGACCCGCTTCACGCATTATGGTTATGCCCGGAACTGGATGTAGTGTGGTCAGATCAAAGTATGTGGGGATTCCGGTATGAGGTTGGCTTTGTCACTGTCAAGGAGCTGCTGCTATGGATGATTGATGAAGGGAAATCACTAGAACTTCTAGCATTTACGGCGTGGGGAGTATGGAATCAGAGGAACAGAGCACGGTTAATGCTGTAG